A single Dermacentor variabilis isolate Ectoservices chromosome 9, ASM5094787v1, whole genome shotgun sequence DNA region contains:
- the LOC142557376 gene encoding uncharacterized protein LOC142557376 isoform X3, translated as MPDHGRGRVHRFRDHVVAGVNWRPTRFLDDVPTSRVCSLCRMIPKRTVLLPCGHALCQSCHAASLGRCPLDQEPFEEAECVGYEFPTRKANTVKVYCWNEAHGCEYTGTMERMLEHYENECTFHTVDCLRCGEGVQHKDLPTHYAAGCPARVPSAITESSEHTALTLAAVNAALEDVKARLGCLNHDQLLPVIQSQLNELTEQARNQEARLAGITRELGACAQIAATISSNGLHQRTSQQTLGEEDSTPTSLSLRSEKALILRKLEHIADLEHLWQTSPKPDSSRVIAHCETLYDDARHLISALSTTAARIREIGCVVYVLTLENCDKMLRSQTEARKFAEITVWHMRDTYFTLAVWRSLDFLHLKIEFSGMLVDSKCLPPIWSVSLVDHEGLNGRLLTSRVTPCSCRRSLDSMVHFHLEFSTDIGVRKYSDFIRGGKIKFHILLNNAETDGGITGLP; from the exons ATGCCGGATCACGGACGAGGACGGGTGCACCGTTTTCGCGACCACGTCGTCGCCGGCGTCAACTGGCGACCGACGCGGTTCCTCGACGATGTTCCCACTTCGCGTGTATGCAGCCTCTGCCGCATGATCCCAAAACGGACGGTGCTGTTGCCGTGCGGTCACGCTCTGTGCCAATCTTgccacgcagccagccttgggcGGTGTCCGTTAGATCAAGAGCCATTCGAAGAAGCGGAGTGCGTCGGTTATGAATTCCCTACCAGGAAAGCGAACACCGTGAAG GTGTACTGCTGGAACGAAGCTCACGGCTGCGAGTACACGGGCACCATGGAGCGCATGCTGGAACACTACGAGAACGAGTGCACATTTCACACCGTGGACTGTTTGCGATGCGGCGAGGGAGTCCAGCACAAAGACCTGCCAACGCACTACGCGGCCGGATGCCCTGCCCGTGTTCCTTCCGCGATCACAGAGTCCTCGGAACATACAGCACTGACCCTTGCAGCCGTGAACGCTGCCCTTGAAGACGTGAAGGCGAGGTTGGGATGCCTCAACCACGACCAACTGCTGCCAGTGATTCAGAGTCAGTTGAATGAGCTTACGGAGCAAGCCAGAAACCAGGAAGCCAGGTTAGCTGGGATCACTCGCGAGCTCGGAGCATGCGCTCAAATCGCCGCCACGATTTCATCGAACGGGTTGCACCAGCGGACGTCTCAGCAAACTCTGGGGGAGGAAGACAGCACGCCGACGTCGCTGTCGTTGCGCTCGGAAAAGGCGCTGATACTTCGAAAGTTGGAACACATAGCCGACCTGGAACACTTGTGGCAAACTTCCCCGAAGCCTGATTCCAGCCGTGTGATTGCTCACTGTGAGACCTTGTACGATGACGCTCGGCATTTGATCAGTGCGCTGTCAACGACAGCCGCACGGATTAGGGAAATTGGGTGCGTGGTTTATGTCCTAACCCTGGAAAACTGTGACAAAATGTTACGGTCGCAGACAGAGGCGAGAAAGTTTGCCGAGATTACGGTGTGGCACATGAGGGACACGTACTTTACGCTTGCCGTCTGGAGGAGTCTTGACTTTCTGCACCTGAAGATCGAGTTTAGCGGGATGCTGGTGGACTCCAAGTGTTTGCCGCCTATTTGGAGCGTGAGCTTGGTGGATCACGAAGGACTCAACGGACGTTTGCTGACTTCCAGGGTCACGCCTTGTTCCTGCAGGCGCTCTCTTGACTCGATGGTACACTTTCACCTCGAATTTAGTACAGACATTGGAGTCCGGAAATATTCCGATTTCATCCGAGGCGGAAAGATAAAGTTCCATATCTTGCTCAACAATGCAGAAACGGATGGTGGGATCACAGGACTACCCTAA
- the LOC142557377 gene encoding uncharacterized protein LOC142557377 isoform X2, which translates to MGNATGGARESLLRRIPHMRGCQFRAVCAIGRPCCSSRRATAGERSGPSGRGRRGGGGEGESPQQHVYCWNEAHGCEYTGTVERMLEHYENECTFHTVECLRCGGGVQYRDLRTHYVAECSNGVSSAITESSQPTALTLEDLNAALEDVKAMLECLNHDQLLPVIQSQLNELTEQARNQEARFAEITREVRACEHNLKAEMDQMTATISSTVAHQRTSQQNPLEEASTSRSLSLHSGQDLILRKLEGLAHLENWRKTSQKPDFGRVIARCETLYSRLSHLTSALSTNVQINEVRLVSYMLKLENCEEIIQWQGEGKKFAEITKWHTRDTYLTIAVWKYGTSSASTLFVEIEFNGTLVDSKCWPPFWSVICNERSLTPGAKRCDCKRHDPSLLHFHLKFTADIASMENDAYLRDGKMAFRILLRNKGADGRIGGAP; encoded by the exons ATGGGCAATGCAACAGGAGGTGCTCGAGAGTCTCTTCTTCGCCGCATTCCACACATGCGGGGCTGCCAGTTCCGTGCAGTCTGTGCAATCGGGCGGCcgtgctgtagcagccgacgcgcaaccgcaggagaaaggagcggtcccagcgggagaggccggcgcgggggaggaggcgagggggaGTCCCCGCAGCAACAC GTGTACTGCTGGAACGAAGCGCACGGCTGCGAGTACACGGGCACCGTGGAGCGCATGCTGGAGCACTACGAGAACGAGTGCACATTTCACACCGTGGAATGTTTGCGATGCGGCGGGGGAGTCCAGTACAGAGACCTGCGCACGCACTACGTGGCCGAATGCAGTAACGGTGTTTCTTCAGCGATCACAGAGTCCTCGCAACCTACAGCACTGACCCTTGAAGACTTGAACGCTGCCCTTGAAGACGTGAAGGCCATGTTGGAATGCCTCAACCACGACCAGCTGCTGCCAGTGATTCAGAGTCAGTTGAATGAGCTTACAGAACAAGCCAGAAACCAGGAAGCCAGGTTCGCCGAGATTACTCGGGAGGTCAGAGCATGCGAGCACAACTTAAAGGCCGAGATGGATCAAATGACTGCCACGATTTCATCGACCGTGGCGCACCAGCGGACGTCTCAGCAAAATCCATTGGAAGAAGCCAGCACGTCGAGGTCGCTGTCGTTGCATTCGGGACAGGATCTGATACTTCGAAAGTTGGAAGGTTTAGCGCACCTGGAAAACTGGCGGAAAACTTCCCAGAAGCCTGATTTCGGCCGTGTCATTGCTCGTTGTGAGACTTTGTACAGCAGACTTTCGCATTTGACCAGTGCGCTGTCGACAAACGTGCAAATTAATGAAGTGCGGTTGGTCAGTTATATGCTGAAACTGGAAAATTGTGAGGAAATCATTCAGTGGCAGGGAGAAGGAAAAAAGTTTGCTGAGATTACGAAGTGGCACACGAGGGACACGTACTTGACGATTGCCGTTTGGAAGTACGGCACTTCTTCTGCATCTACCCTCTTTGTGGAGATCGAGTTTAACGGGACGCTGGTGGACTCCAAGTGTTGGCCGCCTTTCTGGAGCGTAATATGCAATGAACGCTCCTTGACTCCCGGTGCCAAGCGTTGTGACTGCAAGCGCCATGATCCCTCACTGCTACACTTCCACCTCAAATTTACTGCAGACATTGCCTCGATGGAAAATGACGCCTACCTCCGAGATGGAAAGATGGCGTTCCGTATCTTGCTACGCAATAAAGGTGCGGACGGTAGGATCGGAGGAGCACCCTAA
- the LOC142557377 gene encoding uncharacterized protein LOC142557377 isoform X1 yields the protein MPDPGQGRVHRFRDHVVAGVNWRPTRFVDEVPSSGVCGLCRMIPKRMVLLPCWHALCQSCHAASLEGDVGQCPLDQVQFEEAECLSCEFPTRTANTVKVYCWNEAHGCEYTGTVERMLEHYENECTFHTVECLRCGGGVQYRDLRTHYVAECSNGVSSAITESSQPTALTLEDLNAALEDVKAMLECLNHDQLLPVIQSQLNELTEQARNQEARFAEITREVRACEHNLKAEMDQMTATISSTVAHQRTSQQNPLEEASTSRSLSLHSGQDLILRKLEGLAHLENWRKTSQKPDFGRVIARCETLYSRLSHLTSALSTNVQINEVRLVSYMLKLENCEEIIQWQGEGKKFAEITKWHTRDTYLTIAVWKYGTSSASTLFVEIEFNGTLVDSKCWPPFWSVICNERSLTPGAKRCDCKRHDPSLLHFHLKFTADIASMENDAYLRDGKMAFRILLRNKGADGRIGGAP from the exons ATGCCGGATCCTGGACAGGGACGAGTGCACCGTTTTCGCGACCACGTCGTCGCCGGCGTCAACTGGCGACCGACGCGGTTCGTCGACGAGGTTCCCAGTTCAGGTGTGTGCGGCCTCTGCCGCATGATACCGAAGCGGATGGTGCTGTTGCCGTGCTGGCACGCTCTGTGCCAATCTTGTCACGCAGCCAGTCTGGAAGGGGACGTTGGCCAGTGTCCGTTGGATCAAGTGCAATTCGAAGAAGCGGAATGCTTGAGTTGTGAATTCCCTACCAGAACAGCGAACACCGTGAAG GTGTACTGCTGGAACGAAGCGCACGGCTGCGAGTACACGGGCACCGTGGAGCGCATGCTGGAGCACTACGAGAACGAGTGCACATTTCACACCGTGGAATGTTTGCGATGCGGCGGGGGAGTCCAGTACAGAGACCTGCGCACGCACTACGTGGCCGAATGCAGTAACGGTGTTTCTTCAGCGATCACAGAGTCCTCGCAACCTACAGCACTGACCCTTGAAGACTTGAACGCTGCCCTTGAAGACGTGAAGGCCATGTTGGAATGCCTCAACCACGACCAGCTGCTGCCAGTGATTCAGAGTCAGTTGAATGAGCTTACAGAACAAGCCAGAAACCAGGAAGCCAGGTTCGCCGAGATTACTCGGGAGGTCAGAGCATGCGAGCACAACTTAAAGGCCGAGATGGATCAAATGACTGCCACGATTTCATCGACCGTGGCGCACCAGCGGACGTCTCAGCAAAATCCATTGGAAGAAGCCAGCACGTCGAGGTCGCTGTCGTTGCATTCGGGACAGGATCTGATACTTCGAAAGTTGGAAGGTTTAGCGCACCTGGAAAACTGGCGGAAAACTTCCCAGAAGCCTGATTTCGGCCGTGTCATTGCTCGTTGTGAGACTTTGTACAGCAGACTTTCGCATTTGACCAGTGCGCTGTCGACAAACGTGCAAATTAATGAAGTGCGGTTGGTCAGTTATATGCTGAAACTGGAAAATTGTGAGGAAATCATTCAGTGGCAGGGAGAAGGAAAAAAGTTTGCTGAGATTACGAAGTGGCACACGAGGGACACGTACTTGACGATTGCCGTTTGGAAGTACGGCACTTCTTCTGCATCTACCCTCTTTGTGGAGATCGAGTTTAACGGGACGCTGGTGGACTCCAAGTGTTGGCCGCCTTTCTGGAGCGTAATATGCAATGAACGCTCCTTGACTCCCGGTGCCAAGCGTTGTGACTGCAAGCGCCATGATCCCTCACTGCTACACTTCCACCTCAAATTTACTGCAGACATTGCCTCGATGGAAAATGACGCCTACCTCCGAGATGGAAAGATGGCGTTCCGTATCTTGCTACGCAATAAAGGTGCGGACGGTAGGATCGGAGGAGCACCCTAA